The following nucleotide sequence is from Synergistes jonesii.
GGCAGCGGCCGGTTCTGCCATTCTTTGGCAATCGGCAGAATTCGATCCGTCATTCGCGAAATCATTTCAGCAGAGGCATCCACACCGTAGATAGACTGCAGGTGAGCCGAGATATCCCGGGTCGTCATGCCTTTTGCATACATGGACAGGACCTGATCCTCTATATTTGAGATATCGGTCTGGTTCTTTTTGACTGACTGCGGTTCGAAGTCACCCTTGCGGTCTCTGGGGACGTCGATCGGGATATCTCCGGCCGAAGAGGTGACTGTTTTAGGGCTGTAGCCGTTGCGGCTGTCATCTGTATGCTTGTTCTTGTAGTCATATTTGCTGTAACCGAGATGGTCATCCATCTCGGCTTCCAGCATCTGCTGGATCGTATCTCCGAGAAGATCCCTCA
It contains:
- a CDS encoding IS256 family transposase, which produces MARQRKLTPERKALIQSLLSHYKPEDAQDVQAMLRDLLGDTIQQMLEAEMDDHLGYSKYDYKNKHTDDSRNGYSPKTVTSSAGDIPIDVPRDRKGDFEPQSVKKNQTDISNIEDQVLSMYAKGMTTRDISAHLQSIYGVDASAEMISRMTDRILPIAKEWQNRPLP